Proteins found in one Chlamydia pneumoniae TW-183 genomic segment:
- the sdhA gene encoding succinate dehydrogenase flavoprotein subunit, producing MDENRKVIVVGGGLAGLSAAMQLANLGIIVELVSLTKVKRSHSVCAQGGINAALNLKPEEEDSPYVHAYDTIKGGDFLADQPPVLEMCLAAPRIIKMLDNFGCPFNRGPSGNLDVRRFGGTLYHRTVFCGASTGQQLMYTLDEQVRRREHAGRVIKRENHEFVRLVTDHSGRACGIILMNLFNNRLEILRGDAVIIATGGPGVIFKMSTNSTFCTGAANGRLFLQGMAYANPEFIQIHPTAIPGRDKLRLISESVRGEGGRVWVPGDSSKRIVFPDGSERPCGETGAPWYFLEDMYPAYGNLVSRDVGARAILRVCEAGLGIDGRMEAYLDVTHLPEKTRHKLEVVLDIYKKFTGEDPNTVPMRIFPAVHYSMGGAWVDWPAADDPDRDSRFRQMTNIPGCFNCGESDFQYHGANRLGANSLLSCLFAGLVSGDEASRFIEAFGASQATSSDFDRALQQEKEENARLLSASGKENIFVLHEEIAKIMVRNVTVKRNNRDLQETMDKLKEFRERLKNVSVLDSSPFANKSFHFVRQMGPMLELALAITKGALLRNEFRGSHYKPEFPERDDEHWLKTTVAVYAPEEPEISYLPVDTRHVAPTLRDYTKSSTGKIELTNIPDNIRLPI from the coding sequence ATGGATGAGAATCGAAAAGTAATCGTTGTTGGTGGGGGATTGGCAGGATTATCCGCAGCTATGCAGTTAGCCAACCTTGGGATTATTGTAGAGCTCGTATCTCTGACTAAAGTCAAGCGCTCCCATTCTGTATGTGCTCAAGGGGGAATCAACGCTGCCTTAAATCTGAAGCCTGAGGAAGAGGATTCTCCCTACGTGCATGCCTATGATACGATTAAAGGTGGGGATTTTCTTGCAGATCAGCCTCCTGTCTTGGAAATGTGTCTTGCAGCACCCAGAATCATTAAAATGTTAGATAACTTTGGTTGTCCTTTTAACCGTGGTCCTTCTGGGAACTTAGATGTTCGTAGATTTGGAGGTACGTTATACCACCGCACAGTATTCTGTGGAGCTTCTACAGGGCAGCAGCTTATGTATACTTTAGATGAGCAAGTGCGACGGCGAGAACATGCGGGTAGGGTGATAAAACGAGAAAATCATGAATTTGTACGTTTAGTTACCGACCATTCCGGACGTGCTTGCGGCATTATATTAATGAACTTGTTTAATAACCGTCTGGAGATTTTACGAGGCGATGCTGTCATTATAGCTACGGGAGGCCCCGGAGTGATCTTTAAGATGTCTACAAACTCGACTTTCTGTACGGGAGCCGCGAACGGAAGACTCTTTTTACAAGGCATGGCCTATGCAAACCCAGAGTTTATACAAATTCACCCTACAGCAATTCCTGGAAGGGATAAGCTACGATTAATTTCAGAGTCTGTGCGTGGTGAGGGCGGTCGTGTGTGGGTGCCTGGGGATTCTTCAAAGCGCATAGTATTTCCAGATGGTTCGGAACGTCCTTGTGGAGAGACAGGAGCTCCTTGGTATTTCTTAGAAGATATGTATCCTGCGTATGGGAATCTTGTCAGCCGAGATGTAGGAGCGCGTGCTATTTTACGTGTATGTGAAGCTGGATTAGGAATTGATGGACGCATGGAAGCGTACTTAGATGTCACTCATCTTCCCGAGAAAACACGTCATAAGTTAGAAGTCGTTTTAGATATTTATAAGAAATTTACTGGCGAGGACCCCAATACGGTTCCTATGAGGATTTTCCCTGCCGTGCACTATTCTATGGGAGGTGCTTGGGTAGATTGGCCTGCTGCCGATGATCCTGATCGTGATAGTCGCTTCCGTCAGATGACGAATATTCCTGGATGTTTTAATTGTGGAGAATCTGATTTCCAATATCATGGAGCCAATCGCTTAGGTGCTAATTCTTTACTTTCCTGTTTGTTTGCGGGTTTGGTTTCTGGAGATGAAGCTTCTCGTTTTATAGAGGCTTTTGGGGCATCACAGGCAACGTCTAGTGATTTTGATCGTGCTCTACAGCAGGAAAAAGAGGAGAACGCGCGTCTTTTATCTGCATCAGGAAAAGAGAATATTTTTGTTTTGCATGAGGAAATCGCAAAGATTATGGTGCGAAATGTTACGGTAAAACGAAATAATCGTGATCTCCAAGAAACTATGGATAAATTGAAAGAATTTCGTGAGAGATTAAAAAATGTCTCTGTATTGGACTCTTCACCATTTGCGAATAAATCCTTCCATTTTGTACGGCAGATGGGACCCATGTTAGAACTCGCACTGGCGATTACTAAGGGAGCTCTTCTACGCAATGAGTTTCGGGGTTCCCATTACAAACCAGAATTTCCTGAGAGAGATGACGAGCATTGGCTGAAGACTACAGTCGCTGTTTATGCTCCTGAAGAACCTGAGATTTCCTATCTTCCTGTGGATACTCGCCACGTAGCCCCGACTCTCCGGGATTACACAAAATCTTCAACAGGAAAAATAGAACTCACGAATATTCCTGATAATATCCGTCTACCCATATAG
- the sdhB gene encoding succinate dehydrogenase iron-sulfur subunit, translated as MENLETFILKIYRGVPGKQYWESFELPLHPGENVISALMEIEKRPVNILGEKVNPVVWEQGCLEEVCGSCSILVNGVPRQACTALIQEYIDATQSREIVLAPLTKFPLIRDLIVDRSIMFDNLERIQGWVAADIEGETFGPQVTQEQQELLYALSQCMTCGCCTEACPQIDNKSDFIGPAAISQARYFNTYPGDKQSKKRWRALMGKGGIEGCGQAHNCVRVCPKKLPLTESISAMGREISKFSLRSLFSALFKKKK; from the coding sequence ATGGAGAATCTAGAGACTTTTATTTTAAAAATTTACAGAGGCGTTCCAGGGAAGCAATACTGGGAAAGCTTTGAACTTCCTTTACATCCTGGGGAAAATGTTATCAGCGCTCTTATGGAAATCGAAAAGCGACCGGTAAATATCTTAGGGGAAAAGGTCAATCCTGTAGTTTGGGAGCAGGGTTGCTTAGAAGAGGTCTGCGGATCCTGTTCTATTCTTGTGAATGGAGTTCCTCGTCAGGCATGTACTGCTCTGATCCAAGAATATATCGATGCAACGCAATCCCGAGAGATTGTCCTTGCTCCTCTTACTAAGTTCCCGTTAATCCGAGATTTAATTGTAGATAGATCGATTATGTTTGATAATCTCGAAAGGATTCAGGGTTGGGTTGCTGCGGATATTGAAGGAGAGACGTTTGGTCCTCAAGTCACTCAGGAACAGCAAGAGCTTCTCTATGCATTGTCGCAGTGTATGACGTGTGGCTGCTGTACAGAAGCATGTCCCCAAATTGATAATAAAAGCGATTTCATAGGTCCTGCAGCAATTTCCCAAGCGCGTTATTTTAATACGTATCCTGGAGATAAGCAGTCTAAGAAAAGATGGCGGGCTCTTATGGGTAAAGGAGGGATTGAGGGTTGTGGTCAAGCGCATAACTGTGTCCGTGTCTGCCCTAAGAAACTTCCCCTTACGGAGAGCATCTCGGCCATGGGACGTGAAATTTCAAAGTTCTCTTTAAGAAGTTTATTTTCAGCTCTTTTTAAAAAGAAAAAATAA
- a CDS encoding SpoIIE family protein phosphatase codes for MIPFTKTIGFRLWLACAVAIIAPLGINIVWLNLDQYRTIVSAISTALKENAAFKANTLTQIVPLNVDVLSLFSDVLDLDAGIPETPNVLLSNEMQKVFQGIYNEISLIKVFPNGDKIVVASSIPEHLGENYNHKIDIPKNTPFLAALKQSPKNQEVFSVMQANVFDAKTQELQGILYTTFSAESLLKDLLINKQSYLTVKTAILSKYGVILKASDPALHLHTVYPDMTKEKFCQVFLNDDPCPIDSELGPLTLSPLDIGENFYSFKIKDTEIWGCIENVPSIDIAVLSYAKKEESFAPLWRRARMYTAYFFCILLGSLIAFIVARRLSLPIRKLATAMIESRKNKNCLYTDDSLGFEINRLGHIFNAMVENLHKQQHLAKTNFEMKENAQNALHLGEQAQQRLLPNTLPSYPHIELAKAYIPAITVGGDFFDVFVVGEGSKARLFLIVADASGKGVNACGYSLFLKNMLRTFLSRSSSLQQAIQETSRLFYNNTKNSGMFVTLCVYCYHQTSNTMEYYSCGHPPACYLDPDGETSWLFHPGMALGFLPEVANITSKLFHPKPGSLFVLYSDGITEAHNNNNDMFGEERLQAAIQGLTGKSAADAVHRLMLSVKTFVGNSHQHDDITLLILKVLES; via the coding sequence ATGATCCCTTTTACTAAAACAATAGGGTTCCGTTTGTGGTTGGCTTGCGCCGTTGCTATCATTGCACCTCTAGGGATCAACATCGTATGGTTAAACCTAGATCAATACCGCACCATAGTCTCTGCTATTTCTACTGCACTGAAAGAAAACGCTGCTTTCAAAGCCAATACTCTCACTCAGATTGTCCCTTTGAATGTCGATGTTCTATCTCTATTTTCTGATGTCTTAGATTTAGATGCTGGTATTCCAGAGACTCCGAACGTTCTCCTTAGCAATGAAATGCAGAAAGTATTCCAAGGGATCTATAATGAAATCTCTTTAATCAAGGTATTCCCAAATGGAGATAAAATTGTTGTTGCTTCTAGCATTCCTGAACACTTAGGGGAAAACTATAATCACAAAATAGACATCCCTAAGAACACTCCATTTTTAGCAGCCCTAAAACAATCTCCTAAAAATCAAGAAGTCTTTTCTGTAATGCAAGCTAATGTTTTTGATGCAAAAACTCAAGAACTCCAAGGGATCTTATACACCACGTTCAGTGCTGAGAGCTTACTCAAAGATCTCCTGATAAACAAGCAATCCTATCTCACTGTAAAAACTGCGATCCTTTCCAAATACGGCGTTATCTTAAAAGCTTCTGATCCTGCTCTCCATCTCCATACTGTCTACCCTGACATGACGAAAGAAAAATTCTGCCAAGTTTTTCTCAATGATGATCCTTGCCCTATAGACTCAGAATTAGGTCCTTTAACTCTCTCCCCTCTGGATATTGGAGAAAATTTCTATTCTTTTAAAATCAAAGATACTGAGATTTGGGGCTGTATTGAAAATGTTCCCAGTATAGATATTGCAGTCCTTTCCTATGCTAAAAAAGAAGAGAGCTTTGCGCCTTTATGGCGCAGAGCTCGCATGTACACTGCCTATTTCTTTTGCATTCTCTTAGGGAGCCTCATAGCCTTTATTGTAGCAAGACGATTGTCGTTACCTATCAGAAAACTTGCCACTGCGATGATAGAATCTAGGAAAAACAAAAACTGCCTCTATACTGACGACTCCTTAGGGTTTGAGATCAACAGACTTGGCCATATTTTTAATGCTATGGTGGAGAATCTCCACAAACAGCAACACCTCGCTAAGACGAACTTTGAGATGAAAGAAAATGCACAGAACGCTCTACATTTAGGAGAGCAGGCTCAGCAGCGACTTCTTCCTAATACTCTCCCCAGCTATCCTCATATAGAACTCGCAAAAGCCTATATCCCTGCCATTACTGTAGGTGGTGATTTCTTTGATGTTTTTGTTGTAGGAGAGGGTTCGAAGGCTCGCCTATTCCTGATTGTTGCTGACGCCTCAGGGAAAGGTGTTAATGCTTGTGGGTATTCGCTATTTCTAAAAAATATGCTCAGAACATTCCTTTCTCGCTCTTCGTCTCTTCAACAGGCAATCCAAGAAACCTCACGCTTATTTTATAACAATACAAAAAACTCAGGGATGTTTGTCACTCTATGTGTGTACTGTTATCATCAAACTTCCAACACCATGGAATATTATTCTTGTGGACATCCTCCTGCCTGCTACCTAGATCCTGATGGCGAGACTTCTTGGCTATTCCATCCTGGAATGGCTTTAGGCTTCCTTCCCGAAGTTGCGAACATCACTTCAAAGCTATTTCATCCTAAGCCAGGGTCTCTCTTTGTCTTGTATTCTGATGGTATTACAGAAGCCCATAATAACAATAACGACATGTTTGGAGAAGAGCGCCTACAAGCTGCAATTCAAGGATTGACAGGGAAAAGTGCTGCTGATGCCGTCCACAGGTTGATGTTAAGTGTAAAAACCTTTGTCGGGAACTCCCATCAACATGACGACATCACCTTATTAATATTAAAGGTATTAGAATCATGA
- a CDS encoding autotransporter outer membrane beta-barrel domain-containing protein — MLQRASDHEFTEFGRSNIALGAGLYVNALQNLPSNLAAQYFGIAYKIRPKYRLGVFLDHNFSSHVPNNFNVSHNRLWMGAFIGWQDSDALGSSVKVSFGYGKQKATITREQLENTEAGSGESHFEGVAAQIEGRYGKSLGGHVRVQPFLGLQFVHITRKEYTENAVQFPVHYDPIDYSTGVVYLGIGSHIALVDSLHVGTRMGMEQNFAAHTDRFSGSIASIGNFVFEKLDVTHTRAFAEMRVNYELPYLQSLNLILRVNQQPLQGVMGFSSDLRYALGF, encoded by the coding sequence ATGTTACAGAGAGCCTCAGATCATGAGTTCACAGAGTTTGGAAGGAGTAACATCGCTCTTGGTGCCGGGCTTTATGTGAATGCCTTGCAGAATCTCCCTAGCAATTTAGCAGCACAATATTTTGGAATCGCATACAAAATACGTCCTAAATATCGTTTGGGGGTGTTTTTGGACCATAATTTCAGCTCCCACGTTCCTAATAATTTTAACGTAAGCCACAATAGACTCTGGATGGGAGCCTTTATTGGATGGCAGGATTCTGATGCTCTAGGATCTAGTGTCAAGGTGTCTTTCGGATATGGAAAACAAAAAGCCACGATTACAAGAGAGCAATTAGAGAATACAGAAGCCGGGAGTGGGGAGAGCCATTTTGAAGGGGTCGCTGCTCAGATAGAAGGGCGGTATGGTAAGAGCCTCGGAGGACATGTCAGGGTCCAGCCTTTCCTAGGACTGCAGTTTGTCCACATTACAAGGAAAGAATATACCGAAAATGCAGTGCAATTTCCTGTACACTATGATCCTATAGACTATTCTACAGGTGTAGTGTATTTAGGAATTGGATCTCATATTGCACTTGTAGATTCTTTACATGTAGGCACACGCATGGGAATGGAGCAAAACTTTGCAGCCCATACGGACAGGTTCTCAGGATCTATAGCGTCTATTGGAAACTTTGTGTTTGAAAAGCTTGATGTGACTCACACAAGGGCATTTGCGGAAATGCGTGTCAACTATGAGCTTCCCTATCTACAGTCTCTGAATCTTATTCTACGAGTTAATCAACAGCCTCTACAAGGGGTTATGGGATTTTCCAGTGATCTTAGGTATGCCTTAGGATTCTAA
- a CDS encoding autotransporter domain-containing protein, with the protein MKFMKVLTPWIYRKDLWVTAFLLTAIPGSFAHTLVDIAGEPRHAAQATGVSGDGKIVIGMKVPDDPFAITVGFQYIDGHLQPLEAVRPQCSVYPNGITPDGTVIVGTNYAIGMGSVAVKWVNGKVSELPMLPDTLDSVASAVSADGRVIGGNRNINLGASVAVKWEDDVITQLPSLPDAMNACVNGISSDGSIIVGTMVDVSWRNTAVQWIGDQLSVIGTLGGTTSVASAISTDGTVIVGGSENADSQTHAYAYKNGVMSDIGTLGGFYSLAHAVSSDGSVIVGVSTNSEHRYHAFQYADGQMVDLGTLGGPESYAQGVSGDGKVIVGRAQVPSGDWHAFLCPFQAPSPAPVHGGSTVVTSQNPRGMVDINATYSSLKNSQQQLQRLLIQHSAKVESVSSGAPSFTSVKGAISKQSPAVQNDVQKGTFLSYRSQVHGNVQNQQLLTGAFMDWKLASAPKCGFKVALHYGSQDALVERAALPYTEQGLGSSVLSGFGGQVQGRYDFNLGETVVLQPFMGIQVLHLSREGYSEKNVRFPVSYDSVAYSAATSFMGAHVFASLSPKMSTAATLGVERDLNSHIDEFKGSVSAMGNFVLENSTVSVLRPFASLAMYYDVRQQQLVTLSVVMNQQPLTGTLSLVSQSSYNLSF; encoded by the coding sequence ATGAAATTTATGAAAGTCCTTACTCCATGGATTTATCGAAAAGATCTTTGGGTAACAGCATTCTTACTGACAGCAATTCCAGGATCTTTTGCACATACTCTTGTTGATATAGCAGGAGAACCTCGGCATGCTGCTCAAGCAACAGGAGTTTCTGGAGATGGTAAAATTGTTATAGGAATGAAAGTTCCGGATGATCCTTTTGCTATAACTGTAGGATTTCAATATATTGATGGGCATTTGCAACCCTTAGAGGCAGTACGTCCTCAATGCTCTGTATACCCTAATGGTATAACCCCGGACGGAACGGTTATTGTGGGTACAAACTATGCCATCGGGATGGGTAGTGTTGCTGTGAAATGGGTAAATGGCAAGGTTTCTGAACTTCCCATGCTCCCTGACACCCTCGATTCTGTAGCATCGGCAGTTTCTGCAGATGGAAGAGTGATTGGAGGGAATAGAAATATAAATCTTGGCGCTTCTGTTGCTGTGAAATGGGAGGACGACGTGATTACACAACTTCCTTCTCTTCCTGATGCTATGAATGCTTGTGTTAACGGAATTTCTTCAGATGGTTCTATAATTGTAGGAACCATGGTAGACGTGTCATGGAGAAATACCGCAGTACAATGGATCGGGGATCAGCTCTCTGTTATTGGGACTTTAGGAGGAACTACTTCTGTTGCTAGTGCAATCTCAACAGATGGCACTGTGATTGTAGGAGGTTCTGAAAATGCAGATTCTCAGACTCATGCCTATGCTTATAAAAACGGTGTTATGAGCGATATAGGGACCCTCGGAGGTTTTTATTCTTTAGCACATGCAGTATCTTCAGATGGTTCTGTGATTGTAGGAGTATCCACGAACTCTGAGCATAGATATCATGCATTCCAATATGCTGATGGACAGATGGTAGATTTAGGAACTTTAGGAGGGCCTGAATCTTATGCTCAAGGTGTGTCTGGAGATGGAAAGGTAATTGTGGGTAGAGCACAAGTACCATCTGGAGATTGGCATGCGTTCCTATGTCCTTTCCAAGCTCCGAGCCCTGCTCCTGTCCATGGGGGAAGCACTGTCGTAACTAGCCAGAATCCACGTGGAATGGTAGATATCAATGCTACGTACTCCTCTTTGAAAAATAGCCAACAACAACTACAAAGATTGCTTATCCAGCATAGTGCAAAAGTTGAAAGTGTATCCTCAGGAGCACCATCTTTTACAAGTGTGAAAGGTGCGATCTCAAAACAGAGCCCTGCAGTGCAAAATGATGTACAGAAAGGGACGTTTTTAAGTTACCGTTCCCAAGTTCATGGAAACGTGCAGAATCAGCAATTGCTCACAGGAGCTTTTATGGACTGGAAACTCGCTTCAGCTCCTAAATGCGGCTTTAAAGTAGCTCTCCACTATGGCTCTCAAGATGCTCTCGTAGAACGTGCAGCTCTTCCTTACACAGAACAAGGCTTAGGAAGCAGTGTCTTGTCAGGTTTTGGAGGACAAGTTCAAGGACGCTATGACTTTAATTTAGGAGAAACTGTTGTTCTGCAACCCTTTATGGGCATTCAAGTTCTCCACCTAAGTAGAGAAGGGTATTCTGAGAAGAATGTTCGATTTCCTGTAAGCTATGATTCTGTAGCCTACTCAGCAGCTACTAGCTTTATGGGTGCGCATGTATTTGCCTCCCTAAGCCCTAAAATGAGTACAGCAGCAACTTTAGGTGTGGAGAGAGATCTGAATTCACATATAGATGAATTTAAGGGATCCGTCTCTGCTATGGGAAACTTTGTCTTGGAAAATTCTACAGTGAGTGTTTTAAGACCTTTTGCTTCTCTTGCTATGTACTATGACGTAAGACAACAGCAACTCGTGACGTTGTCAGTAGTTATGAATCAACAACCCTTAACAGGCACACTAAGCTTAGTAAGCCAAAGTAGCTATAATCTTAGCTTCTAA
- a CDS encoding HAF repeat-containing protein, which translates to MSKKIKVLGHLTLCTLFRGVLCAAALSNIGYASTSQESPYQKSIEDWKGYTFTDLELLSKEGWSEAHAISGNGSRIVGASGAGQGSVTAVIWESHLIKHLGTLGGEASSAEGISKDGEVVVGWSDTREGYTHAFVFDGRDMKDLGTLGATYSVARGVSGDGSIIVGVSATARGEDYGWQVGVKWEKGKIKQLKLLPQGLWSEANAISEDGTVIVGRGEISRNHIVAVKWNKNAVYSLGTLGGSVASAEAISANGKVIVGWSTTNNGETHAFMHKDETMHDLGTLGGGFSVATGVSADGRAIVGFSAVKTGEIHAFYYAEGEMEDLTTLGGEEARVFDISSEGNDIIGSIKTDAGAERAYLFHIHK; encoded by the coding sequence ATGAGTAAGAAGATAAAGGTTCTAGGTCATTTGACGCTCTGCACTCTGTTTAGAGGAGTGCTGTGTGCAGCGGCCCTTTCCAACATAGGATATGCGAGTACTTCTCAGGAATCACCATATCAGAAGTCTATAGAAGACTGGAAAGGGTATACCTTTACAGATCTTGAGTTACTGAGTAAGGAAGGGTGGTCTGAAGCTCATGCAATTTCTGGAAATGGCAGTAGAATTGTAGGAGCTTCGGGAGCTGGCCAAGGTAGTGTGACTGCTGTCATATGGGAAAGTCACCTGATAAAACATCTCGGCACTTTAGGTGGCGAGGCTTCATCTGCAGAGGGAATTTCAAAGGATGGAGAGGTGGTCGTTGGGTGGTCAGATACTAGAGAGGGATATACTCATGCCTTTGTCTTCGACGGTAGAGATATGAAAGATCTCGGTACTCTAGGAGCTACCTATTCTGTAGCAAGGGGTGTTTCTGGAGATGGTAGTATCATCGTAGGAGTCTCTGCAACTGCTCGTGGAGAGGATTACGGATGGCAAGTTGGTGTCAAGTGGGAAAAAGGGAAAATCAAACAATTGAAGTTGTTGCCTCAAGGTCTCTGGTCTGAGGCGAATGCAATCTCTGAGGATGGTACGGTGATTGTCGGGAGAGGGGAAATCTCTCGCAATCACATCGTTGCTGTAAAATGGAATAAAAATGCTGTGTATAGTTTGGGGACTCTCGGAGGTAGTGTCGCTTCAGCAGAGGCTATATCGGCAAATGGGAAAGTAATTGTAGGATGGTCCACGACTAATAATGGTGAGACTCATGCCTTTATGCACAAAGATGAGACAATGCACGATCTCGGCACTCTAGGAGGAGGTTTTTCTGTCGCAACTGGAGTTTCTGCTGATGGGAGAGCCATCGTAGGATTTTCAGCAGTGAAGACCGGAGAAATTCATGCTTTTTACTATGCAGAAGGAGAAATGGAGGATTTAACAACTTTGGGAGGGGAAGAAGCTCGAGTGTTCGACATATCTAGCGAAGGAAACGATATCATTGGCTCTATAAAAACTGACGCTGGAGCTGAACGCGCCTATCTGTTCCATATACATAAATAA
- a CDS encoding HAF repeat-containing protein — MKKTCCQNYRSIGVVFSVVLFVLTTQTLFAGHFIDIGTSGLYSWARGVSGDGRVVVGYEGGNAFKYVDGEKFLLEGLVPRSEALVFKASYDGSVIIGISDQDPSCRAVKWVNGALVDLGIFSEGMQSFAEGVSSDGKTIVGCLYSDDTETNFAVKWDETGMVVLPNLPEDRHSCAWDASEGGSVIVGDAMGSEEIAKAVYWKDGEQHLLSNIPGAKRSSAHAVSKDGSFIVGEFISEENEVHAFVYHNGVIKDIGTLGGDYSVATGVSRDGKVIVGHSTRTDGEYRAFKYVDGRMIDLGTLGGSASFAFGVSDDGKTIVGKFETELGECHAFIYLDD; from the coding sequence ATGAAAAAGACATGTTGCCAAAATTACAGATCGATAGGCGTTGTGTTCTCTGTGGTACTTTTCGTTCTTACAACACAGACGCTGTTTGCAGGACATTTTATTGATATTGGAACTTCTGGATTATATTCTTGGGCTCGAGGTGTATCTGGAGATGGCCGCGTTGTCGTAGGTTATGAAGGTGGCAATGCATTTAAATATGTTGATGGTGAGAAATTTCTGTTAGAAGGTTTGGTCCCGAGATCCGAGGCCTTGGTATTTAAAGCTTCTTATGATGGCTCTGTAATTATAGGAATCTCGGATCAAGATCCGTCTTGCCGCGCTGTGAAGTGGGTAAACGGTGCACTTGTTGATCTTGGAATATTTTCTGAGGGAATGCAATCTTTTGCAGAGGGTGTTTCCAGTGATGGAAAGACGATTGTAGGGTGCCTATATAGTGATGATACAGAGACAAACTTTGCTGTGAAGTGGGATGAAACAGGAATGGTTGTTCTCCCTAACTTACCAGAAGATCGACATTCTTGCGCTTGGGATGCCTCTGAAGGTGGCTCTGTGATTGTAGGGGACGCCATGGGTAGCGAGGAAATTGCCAAGGCAGTGTACTGGAAGGACGGTGAACAACATCTGCTTTCTAATATCCCAGGAGCTAAAAGATCGTCAGCACATGCAGTTTCTAAAGATGGATCTTTTATCGTAGGCGAGTTCATCAGTGAAGAAAATGAAGTTCATGCCTTTGTTTATCACAACGGTGTTATCAAAGATATCGGGACTTTAGGAGGAGATTACTCTGTAGCAACTGGAGTTTCTAGGGATGGTAAGGTCATCGTGGGTCATTCTACAAGAACAGATGGTGAATACCGTGCATTTAAATATGTGGATGGAAGAATGATAGATTTGGGGACTTTAGGAGGTTCAGCATCTTTTGCTTTTGGTGTTTCTGACGATGGCAAAACAATCGTAGGAAAATTTGAAACAGAGCTAGGAGAATGTCATGCCTTTATCTACCTTGATGATTAG
- a CDS encoding HAF repeat-containing protein — MAAIKQILRSMLSQSSLWMVLFSLYSLSGYCYVITDKPEDDFHSSSAVKWDHWGKTTLSRLSNKKASAKAVSGTGATTVGFIKDTWSRTYAVRWNYWGTKELPTSSWVKKSKATGISSDGSIIAGIVENELSQSFAVTWKNNEMYLLPSTWAVQSKAYGISSDGSVIVGSAKDAWSRTFAVKWTGHEAQVLPVGWAVKSVANSVSANGSIIVGSVQDASGILYAVKWEGNTITHLGTLGGYSAIAKAVSNNGKVIVGRSETYYGEVHAFCHKNGVMSDLGTLGGSYSAAKGVSATGKVIVGMSTTANGKLHAFKYVGGRMIDLGEYSWKEACANAVSIDGEIIVGVQSE, encoded by the coding sequence ATGGCAGCTATAAAACAAATTTTACGTTCTATGCTATCTCAGAGTAGCTTATGGATGGTCCTATTTTCATTATATTCTCTATCTGGTTATTGCTATGTAATTACAGACAAACCAGAAGATGACTTCCATTCTTCATCCGCAGTAAAATGGGATCATTGGGGAAAGACAACTCTCTCAAGATTATCAAATAAAAAAGCCTCTGCAAAAGCTGTTTCAGGAACTGGTGCTACAACTGTCGGCTTTATAAAAGACACTTGGTCTCGAACATACGCAGTAAGATGGAATTATTGGGGGACCAAAGAACTCCCTACCAGCTCATGGGTAAAAAAATCAAAAGCAACAGGAATCTCCTCTGATGGGTCTATAATCGCGGGGATTGTCGAGAATGAGCTTTCTCAAAGTTTCGCAGTCACATGGAAAAACAATGAAATGTATTTGCTCCCTTCCACATGGGCAGTGCAATCTAAAGCGTATGGAATTTCTTCTGATGGCTCTGTTATTGTAGGGAGTGCTAAGGATGCTTGGTCGCGAACTTTCGCTGTGAAGTGGACGGGACACGAGGCTCAGGTGTTACCAGTAGGCTGGGCTGTCAAATCTGTAGCGAATTCTGTATCTGCCAATGGATCTATAATTGTAGGGTCTGTACAAGACGCCTCTGGAATTCTTTATGCTGTAAAGTGGGAAGGGAACACTATTACACATCTAGGAACTTTAGGAGGCTATTCTGCCATTGCAAAAGCTGTATCCAATAATGGCAAGGTCATTGTAGGGAGATCCGAAACATATTATGGAGAGGTCCATGCTTTCTGTCATAAGAATGGCGTCATGTCAGACCTCGGCACCCTCGGAGGATCTTATTCTGCAGCTAAGGGAGTCTCTGCAACTGGAAAAGTTATTGTCGGTATGTCCACAACAGCAAATGGGAAATTGCATGCCTTTAAATATGTCGGTGGAAGAATGATCGACTTAGGAGAGTATAGCTGGAAAGAAGCCTGTGCAAACGCTGTTTCTATTGATGGAGAAATTATTGTTGGAGTCCAATCAGAATAA